In the genome of Arachis stenosperma cultivar V10309 chromosome 2, arast.V10309.gnm1.PFL2, whole genome shotgun sequence, the window GCCAAATATTTTGGTGAAAAGcattttctttaattattatGGAGTTAgaatacatattatatataaacaagaaaaataacattaattaattaatccaATGCCATGTTCTTCACCTTTGACGGAGCCATTATTTAAAGTGACATCTATATATCTTGGTTTGTGAAATCAAGTTAACAAAAACATCTTCTCatattattagtatttaatCATAAGGGTTTAAAATaagaaagatttttttttgagttaaaatAGTGCCTATACGCATCAAGCTATgtagataaaatattaaaacattTCACTCATTAATTAAACGGTAATATTAAAGGagtaatatctaaaattatctTAGATAACataatatctataattttatatatataatatgtataattatatattattatattaaatttaaaattatataattattttagtaatagttaatgaatattaaataagataactTTGAGTTATTTTAGatgatttttgttattttttaaatattattgtaattaaatttatagGTGAAATTCCATTTAATTTCCTATCGGCCTTTAGATTTAATTATATGTGTCAATGAAACTCACATTACTATATATAAGTAGAACCTTGCAATTAACATTCTATTAAAATAATTCTTTTGTATGTAAAAATTTTCCACCTTACacatatttttcatttataaattaaataaaaaatgtgttATATGCCAATTAAAACTTATCTACTAAAtgaattattatgtatttatatataaatatattttatattttaatatatattttatacgaataattaatttaatagttatttttttatttatagattATACTGCTTAAATAttcattattttaataatataagaataattttgataaataatatgTAAATTAAACACTTTTGAGTATATTTAAAAGGTAAAAGAACATCTGTTGGCACTAATAGTAGAATAACAAATGTTAAATAAtctacttaattttttttcacaagaAAAACCATATACCGTTGtctaaacatatatatataaaaataagaatcatggtaattaaaaaaagaagttTAACAAGACCTAGTTATGTGGATGAAAAGAACAAAAGCCTAATGGGAGACAAATCAATGATAAACAAGGAATAAtgaagattaaaaaaataaccccaaaaataaaaaaattgatatatgGTAGAAGAGATGAATCTCTATAGCCGGCTAACAAGATACCTCTCTAAGCAAACTTCTAAGACTCTTCCTCTTTACAACACATTGACTTGACTATGATAATCCATAAGGCAATGCCTATGTCCTTTATTTGTCTCTTCCTCAAACCTTCTCCACTTTCTCCTTTCTATATTACTCTTAATAATTCCCCTTTCATACCCtatttctcctcctcctcctccttcgtCTTCGTCATCGTcatatcacaaaaaaaaaataaatctcaAAAAATTCTTTCTACCATGGAATTCTACAATAACCTAGAAGACTACTCGAAGAGTTCGTCGAGCGAAGAAACCGACCGGTCGTCGTACGAGCAAGCCGGCGATCATCAAGAGATGGGAACAGGAAGATCCTATGAGTGTGTGTTTTGCAAGAGGGGATTCACCACAGCACAAGCTTTGGGTGGACACATGAACATTCATAGAAAAGATAGAGCCAATAACAAAGCCAAAATTCCAGCTTCTAGTTCAAGCAAGGTTGATGATGAGAACTACTATGCAGATCTAGGGCACTATTCATCACCAATTCCAAGCTATCTTGCAAGAAATGGAAATTATCATGAggtagaaaataataataataataataataaccctTACCTTCCAATTTATTTTCCTCCACACACTAATTCCCATCATGTGCAATATAATGAGATTTTGTGTGTAGAAAACCAAAGGGAAAATGGGAAATTATTGTTTGGACAAGATTGGAGGCAAAGGGGTAATAATTTGAGTTTGTACACTAATAATAATCCAATATGTGTACATGAGAATAATAATCACATGATAAAAGACAAGGGTGAAGATGGTGGCCTTGATTTGGAGCTTAGACTTGGTCATTatccataataataattattatgatatcaagtaattataataattatatatatatatatatatatatgcatgtcCGGCTTTTAGGTCTTTATTAATTTGGCATGCATAAattgtaaatatatatattgtgagATATATATAATAGCTTGTAAGTTGGAAGCATTACTTATAGGAAGCAAGATTTGGATAGCTTTGGAGCTAGGCTTCTTCAAGATGAAAATTATTGAGGTGGGTTTTCTTGAGATTTTGATGATGAAGAAGGtactaattataattatatatgtatatgttttCTATTGAAAACACTTGCCCTAAATAATCACTTTATATAATGTATTTAATCATTTAGGGTTGTAGTTGAACTTCTTAGTTATGCAAATGTTTCTTTTGATTTGCTAGTTGTACTTGTTGTGTAAGTAGCTTTCTGCTTTTGCAATGAAAATTAGGTTAATTATGTATATGTATttatgattttgtttttaaataaattaattaaaattctcCCTAAGCATATAATATGGACCTTTATTTGAAATATATGAAGATTATATTCTGTATTTTTGTGGTTCATATAGTTGCATTGTATTGCTTGAAGTATATGttatactaataattataatgtgtatggatttccatttatattaattttaactCCATACAAAATTAAGGTTTGAGCAAAGTTATAAGAGTTGTTGCAAAATCAAACAGAAATATGAATATATGATAAAATTATTGATAGGAGAGAATGCATATAAGTTACTATATAGTTTCAttagatataatatatatcaCTGGAGTAGAATTCTTGATATTAGTTAAAGTGACAAGTAATTTAATTATAATGGTGTTAAGCTTGAGttttggaaaataaaaatattatagaaaTATTTCTATTCTCTTTTCATAAGAATTATATGTTGGTCAAGTAGGCTTAGTCAGATTCTTATAAGAGTTTAGTTTGAAGAGATTAACAATGTAAAAATTTTtgtatagttatttattttaatttatgcttTTAAATGATTTTTAATAAGTGGGTTAAAATATTAGTTACTTTTTAAAGATGTAACAATACACAAATGTCTATCAATTTTATTATACTGTCGGGgcataaaaattaaagaaaatttttttggaagctagtaatttttagtatttttggtttttatttgaTCAGTATAAACACTAAGATGtctttaacaaataaattttactaatttatttgtgtaaattttaaaaaatgtaagtacaaattgtattaatttatatgtacaaattttagtaaatatagataaaaattatatatatttcttgTATGTAAAACTTTTGTAAATACAGATGACATTATTATTGGTCTagtatagtaaaaaataataatatttactgTAATATATCATtactcaaaattaaattctttttatataaTACCCAAATGTTGCTGGTTACATTCATTCCATTGAGATATTTCACCCGGTTATTAGATATAAATGAACAGAATTTTAGTTTACGTAGCAGCGAAGAAATGAAGAAAGTGATATTTGATTAATTAGCATTTCATGTTCAATTGTTCATCATGAGCTTGTTCCTAGTATCTTGCACTTGTGGCAATTTACAATAGTTACTGGAAGTGATGCTTTTGTTATTGTGTGCAAGCGAAACATATATAATATACATGAAAGAAAATAACAAGAAGTAAACATTTAATTTGAATGTGATGTTATTCTTAAGGGTGAGGAATAAGATAGAGCGgtggaagtttaagcttatgcAAAACATAGTCCTTTGTATGTGGTACGACATgatattgaatttaaaataatgtTCACACACTAACAAAATGATGTTGTGTCTTTATTGTTTTGATTTGTAATGTGTTGTTAAATTTCGTTTGATTATCGATACAAAAACTGGATatagaaacataaaattattttttgacaGATGAGATATAAATATagatattatatttaaaaatattaataaaaatataatttatttatttttatttttatttttttattaattttttattattataaaaaataataataaattaaaattttataatttatttttatatttaatttattattaaataaa includes:
- the LOC130961857 gene encoding transcriptional regulator TAC1-like: MEFYNNLEDYSKSSSSEETDRSSYEQAGDHQEMGTGRSYECVFCKRGFTTAQALGGHMNIHRKDRANNKAKIPASSSSKVDDENYYADLGHYSSPIPSYLARNGNYHEEARFG